A genome region from Bradyrhizobium commune includes the following:
- a CDS encoding thiamine pyrophosphate-requiring protein, with translation MAQTVSDFIVQRLHQWGVRHLFGYPGDGINGVFGALNRAEDKIGFVQARHEGMAAFMASAYAKFSGQLGVCIATSGPGASHLVTGLYDALLDHQPVLAIVGQQARNALGGHYQQEVDLVSMFKDVAGAYVAQASSPAQVRHLIDRAVRIALARRTVTAIVLPNDLQEEPYENPPRAHGTLHSGVGYSRPSIMPHEADLERAAEVLNAGKKVAMLIGAGALHATDEVIAVADCLSAGCAKALLGKAALPDDLPWVTGSIGLLGTEPSYNMMTACDTLLMVGSGFPYSEFLPKEGSARGVQIEIDASMMSIRFPMEVGLVGDAAETLRALLPRLKPKADGAWRKGIEDDVAKWWETLDDRAHQPAAPINPQLVAWELSSRLPERAIITSDSGSCANWFARDLKIRRGMTASLSGGLASMGAAVPYALAAKYAHPDRPVIALVGDGAMQMNNMAELITAAKYWRSWRDPRFIVCVFNNEDLNQVTWEQRIINGDPKFEASQRIPDVPYSRFAEMIGLTGIFVDSPQLLGSAWEQALASEIPVVLEVKTDPEVPPLPPHITLQQAKNFSLALMKGDPDQTGVIKGAARQVLEKILPGKE, from the coding sequence ATGGCCCAGACCGTCTCCGACTTCATCGTTCAACGCCTGCATCAATGGGGCGTGCGGCACCTGTTCGGCTATCCCGGCGACGGCATCAACGGCGTGTTCGGTGCGCTCAACCGCGCCGAGGACAAGATCGGATTTGTCCAGGCCCGCCATGAGGGGATGGCGGCGTTCATGGCAAGCGCCTATGCGAAGTTCTCAGGTCAACTCGGCGTATGCATCGCGACCTCCGGACCGGGTGCTTCGCACCTCGTCACCGGCCTTTACGATGCGCTGCTCGACCACCAGCCGGTGCTGGCGATCGTCGGCCAGCAGGCGCGGAACGCACTTGGCGGCCACTACCAGCAGGAAGTCGACCTGGTCTCGATGTTCAAGGACGTCGCCGGCGCCTATGTCGCGCAGGCGTCCTCGCCCGCGCAGGTTCGGCATCTCATCGACCGCGCGGTGCGCATCGCGCTGGCGCGCCGCACCGTGACCGCGATCGTGCTGCCGAACGATCTCCAGGAAGAGCCTTACGAAAATCCGCCCCGCGCTCACGGAACCCTGCACTCCGGGGTCGGCTATAGCCGCCCCAGCATCATGCCGCACGAAGCCGACCTCGAGCGCGCCGCCGAGGTGCTCAATGCCGGCAAGAAGGTCGCAATGCTGATCGGCGCCGGCGCATTGCACGCGACCGACGAGGTGATCGCGGTCGCTGATTGTCTCTCGGCCGGCTGCGCCAAGGCGTTGTTGGGCAAGGCCGCGCTGCCCGACGACCTGCCCTGGGTCACCGGTTCGATCGGTCTATTGGGCACCGAGCCCAGCTACAACATGATGACGGCGTGCGACACGCTGCTGATGGTCGGCTCGGGATTTCCCTATTCCGAGTTTCTGCCCAAGGAGGGCAGCGCACGCGGCGTGCAGATCGAGATCGACGCCAGCATGATGTCGATCCGCTTTCCGATGGAAGTCGGCCTTGTCGGCGATGCGGCCGAGACCTTGCGCGCACTTTTGCCGCGGCTCAAGCCGAAGGCCGACGGCGCCTGGCGCAAGGGCATCGAGGACGACGTCGCCAAATGGTGGGAGACGCTGGACGACCGGGCGCACCAGCCCGCCGCGCCCATCAATCCCCAGCTCGTCGCCTGGGAACTGTCGTCGCGCCTGCCCGAGCGGGCCATCATCACCAGCGATTCCGGCTCCTGCGCCAACTGGTTCGCGCGCGATCTCAAGATCCGGCGCGGCATGACAGCCTCGCTTTCCGGCGGCCTCGCCTCGATGGGCGCGGCGGTCCCTTACGCGCTCGCCGCGAAATACGCCCATCCGGACCGGCCCGTGATCGCGCTGGTCGGTGACGGCGCCATGCAGATGAACAACATGGCAGAGCTGATCACCGCCGCGAAATATTGGCGATCCTGGCGCGATCCGCGCTTCATTGTCTGCGTCTTCAACAACGAAGATCTCAACCAGGTCACCTGGGAGCAGCGCATCATCAATGGCGATCCCAAATTCGAGGCCTCGCAGCGCATCCCCGACGTGCCCTATTCGCGCTTCGCCGAGATGATCGGCCTCACCGGCATCTTCGTCGATAGCCCGCAACTGCTCGGCTCGGCCTGGGAGCAGGCACTGGCAAGTGAGATACCCGTCGTGCTCGAGGTGAAGACCGATCCCGAGGTGCCGCCGCTGCCGCCGCACATCACCCTGCAGCAAGCGAAGAACTTTTCTCTCGCCTTGATGAAGGGCGACCCTGACCAAACCGGTGTGATCAAGGGAGCGGCCCGGCAGGTTCTGGAGAAGATCCTGCCCGGAAAGGAATGA
- a CDS encoding DUF6894 family protein, giving the protein MANKTWPRSARHVSRSVFLTVLDEKFIVDTVGEPCATWEDMRAQAIRTAGECLRDLAAKYPADLEWQLIVTNEKHDTVLRLRFALTETPDR; this is encoded by the coding sequence ATGGCCAACAAGACATGGCCCAGGAGCGCGCGCCATGTCAGCAGGTCGGTATTTCTTACAGTTCTGGATGAGAAATTCATCGTCGATACTGTCGGCGAGCCCTGCGCGACGTGGGAGGATATGCGCGCGCAGGCCATCAGAACGGCCGGTGAGTGTCTGCGGGATTTGGCCGCCAAGTATCCCGCTGATTTGGAATGGCAACTCATTGTGACCAATGAAAAACACGACACGGTTTTGCGACTGCGTTTCGCGTTGACCGAGACGCCGGACCGGTAG
- a CDS encoding DUF1127 domain-containing protein: MPPQLTDVSPGIEGEAARRGLNISIVQAKDAIDQALAARLKASATALDDALSDKDAAGPAALGVVGLLKQYWLAFRGLRSRPRVNLQDLSDRELMDIGLTRGEIDYASPQRAIDKLRDRATDPWSRGVI, encoded by the coding sequence ATGCCACCTCAACTAACGGACGTCTCACCCGGGATTGAAGGCGAGGCCGCAAGGCGCGGCCTCAATATCTCCATCGTGCAGGCAAAGGACGCCATCGACCAGGCCTTGGCCGCGCGCCTCAAGGCGTCGGCCACGGCGCTGGACGACGCTTTGTCGGACAAGGATGCAGCCGGGCCAGCGGCACTAGGCGTCGTCGGTCTGCTCAAGCAATATTGGCTTGCGTTTCGAGGCTTGCGTTCGCGCCCGCGGGTCAACTTGCAGGACCTGAGTGACAGGGAGCTGATGGATATCGGTTTGACGCGCGGCGAGATCGACTACGCCTCGCCTCAACGCGCTATCGATAAGCTTAGAGATCGCGCAACGGATCCATGGAGCCGGGGCGTGATATAA
- a CDS encoding DUF1152 domain-containing protein yields MIPFLERLDRASKVLVSGCGGGFDVFVGVPLAQHLTTQGKQVVFASLSFTNLWLCGGERVGETVWRVDQRAAEIPYFPEKWLSEWLGRREQLVPTYAFAKSGVRPLAAAYRSIIDRHDIDTVVLVDGGTDSLVFGDEPGVGSAVEDAISLVAADQAAGERVLLAAIGFGVDHYHGVSHHAFLENTARLIRDGGFLGMFSLSQGSKEADAFLDLVDYANQRQPQHPSIVCNSIASALRGEFGNYHATNRTSGNELFINPLMTQYWTFQSSAVVRRMVYASRLAETDRAEDVRRIIDLHREASELRPFRPIPL; encoded by the coding sequence ATGATTCCGTTTCTTGAACGACTCGATCGGGCAAGCAAAGTCCTGGTTTCCGGCTGCGGCGGTGGCTTCGACGTCTTCGTCGGCGTTCCGCTCGCACAGCACCTGACGACGCAGGGCAAGCAGGTGGTGTTTGCCAGCCTCTCATTCACGAATTTGTGGTTGTGCGGCGGCGAGCGTGTCGGGGAGACGGTTTGGCGCGTCGATCAGCGGGCCGCCGAAATTCCGTACTTTCCGGAGAAATGGCTGAGCGAATGGCTCGGCCGGCGCGAGCAGCTCGTGCCGACGTATGCGTTTGCGAAGAGCGGCGTTCGCCCGCTCGCGGCGGCGTATCGTTCGATCATCGACCGCCATGACATCGACACCGTTGTCCTGGTCGATGGCGGAACGGACAGCCTCGTGTTCGGCGACGAGCCCGGTGTCGGCAGTGCTGTCGAGGACGCGATCTCGCTTGTTGCCGCCGATCAGGCCGCGGGCGAGCGAGTGCTGCTCGCCGCGATCGGCTTCGGCGTCGATCATTACCACGGCGTCTCGCACCATGCGTTCCTGGAGAACACAGCGCGACTGATTCGCGATGGGGGATTTCTCGGGATGTTTTCGTTGTCGCAGGGCAGCAAGGAAGCCGATGCCTTCCTCGATCTGGTCGACTACGCCAACCAGCGCCAGCCGCAGCACCCGAGCATCGTCTGCAATTCGATCGCGAGTGCACTGCGGGGCGAGTTCGGCAACTATCATGCCACCAACCGGACCAGCGGGAACGAGCTCTTCATCAACCCGCTGATGACGCAATACTGGACGTTTCAGTCCTCGGCGGTCGTGCGCCGCATGGTCTATGCGAGCCGGCTGGCAGAGACCGATCGCGCCGAAGACGTCCGCAGGATCATCGATCTTCACAGGGAGGCGAGTGAACTGCGCCCTTTCCGTCCCATCCCGCTCTGA
- a CDS encoding DUF2934 domain-containing protein produces the protein MPDPTEEQIRIRAHRLWDVAGRPEGREDEFWHEAERELKDGATNNPDEKSETFLE, from the coding sequence ATGCCCGACCCGACCGAAGAACAGATCCGAATCCGCGCGCATCGATTGTGGGACGTTGCCGGACGGCCTGAGGGGCGCGAGGACGAATTCTGGCACGAAGCCGAACGCGAATTGAAGGACGGCGCCACAAACAATCCCGACGAGAAGTCCGAGACATTTCTCGAGTAG
- a CDS encoding xanthine dehydrogenase family protein molybdopterin-binding subunit, with protein MAAPIKFGVGQSVLRKEDDALIRGKGRYTDDYAPQAALRCLMLRSPHAHAKYTIDASRARGLPGVALILTADDVKDLGNLPCLFNFETDPFTGPPYPILAKDEVRHVGDCIAFVVAETIDQARDAIEVIEVKWSPLPAVTGVVNAVKKGAPQVWPDKSGNVLFDVAIGDKAATEAAFAKAHAVAEISIVNPRVVASFMETRAAVCEYDAKNDHLTLTVGSQGSHRLRDILCQNVLKIPTDKMRVICPDVGGGFGTKLFPYREYALMAVAARKLKKAVKWAADRSEHFMGDAQGRDNVTTAKMALAEDGKFLAMDCDLMGDMGAYLSTFGPYIPHGGAGMLPGLYDIQAFHCRVRTIFTNSVPVDAYRGAGRPEAAYVIERLVDACARKLDMTPDAIRRKNFIQPKALPYTTATGKVYDSGDFAAHLKRAMEIADWKEFSKRAKAAKKDGLIRGIGLASYVEVCGTMGEETANVRMDPNGDVTILIGTQSSGQGHQTAYAQIVAEQFGLPPERVHIHQGDTAEIATGLGTGGSASIPSGGVSVERATRELGQKLKEIAAQALEASAGDLEITDGLVRIAGTDRSMSFADVAKRAGADPSKLNASATFTSADGTYPNGTHVAEVEIDPATGIIKIVNYVIVDDFGKTLNPLLLAGQVHGGAMQGIGQALMEQVVYGAGDGQLITATFMDYALPRAADGPSFLFETNNIPCKTNPLGVKGAGEAGAIGSCPAVVNAIVDGLWREYRIDHIDMPATPERVWIAINEHHRRHSL; from the coding sequence ATGGCGGCTCCCATCAAGTTCGGCGTTGGCCAGAGCGTGCTGCGCAAGGAGGACGACGCGCTGATCCGCGGCAAGGGCCGCTACACCGACGACTACGCGCCGCAGGCCGCGCTGCGCTGCCTGATGCTGCGCTCGCCGCATGCGCACGCCAAATACACCATCGATGCGAGCCGGGCTCGCGGGCTCCCCGGCGTCGCGCTGATTTTGACCGCTGACGACGTGAAGGATCTCGGTAATCTGCCGTGCCTGTTCAATTTCGAGACCGATCCGTTCACCGGCCCGCCTTACCCGATCCTCGCGAAGGATGAGGTGCGCCATGTCGGCGATTGCATCGCCTTCGTCGTGGCCGAGACCATCGACCAGGCGCGCGACGCGATCGAGGTGATCGAGGTCAAATGGTCGCCGCTGCCTGCGGTGACCGGCGTCGTCAACGCCGTCAAGAAGGGCGCGCCGCAGGTCTGGCCGGACAAATCAGGCAACGTGCTGTTCGACGTTGCGATCGGTGACAAGGCCGCGACCGAGGCCGCCTTTGCGAAAGCGCATGCGGTCGCCGAGATCTCGATCGTCAATCCGCGCGTGGTCGCGAGCTTCATGGAGACGCGCGCGGCGGTCTGCGAATATGACGCCAAGAACGATCATCTGACCTTGACCGTCGGCAGCCAGGGCAGCCATCGGCTGCGCGACATCCTCTGCCAGAACGTGCTGAAGATCCCGACCGACAAGATGCGGGTGATCTGTCCCGATGTCGGCGGCGGCTTTGGCACGAAACTGTTTCCCTATCGGGAATACGCGCTGATGGCGGTTGCCGCGCGCAAATTGAAGAAGGCCGTGAAATGGGCGGCGGATCGCTCCGAACATTTCATGGGCGATGCGCAGGGCCGCGACAATGTCACCACCGCGAAGATGGCGCTCGCCGAGGACGGAAAATTCCTCGCGATGGATTGCGACCTGATGGGCGACATGGGCGCCTATCTCTCGACCTTCGGGCCCTACATCCCGCATGGCGGCGCCGGCATGCTGCCGGGCCTCTACGACATCCAGGCGTTCCATTGCCGGGTGCGCACCATCTTCACCAACAGCGTGCCTGTCGACGCCTATCGTGGCGCGGGCCGGCCCGAGGCGGCCTATGTCATCGAGCGCCTGGTCGACGCCTGCGCGCGAAAACTCGATATGACGCCGGACGCCATCCGCCGCAAGAACTTCATCCAGCCGAAGGCGCTGCCCTACACGACGGCGACCGGCAAGGTCTATGATTCCGGCGACTTCGCCGCGCATCTCAAGCGCGCGATGGAGATCGCCGACTGGAAGGAGTTTTCGAAGCGCGCCAAGGCGGCCAAGAAAGACGGCCTGATCCGCGGCATTGGCTTGGCGAGCTATGTTGAAGTCTGCGGCACCATGGGCGAAGAAACCGCCAATGTGCGGATGGACCCCAATGGCGACGTCACCATCCTGATCGGCACCCAGTCGAGCGGGCAGGGCCACCAGACCGCCTATGCGCAGATCGTCGCCGAGCAGTTCGGCCTGCCGCCGGAACGCGTGCACATCCACCAGGGCGACACCGCCGAGATCGCGACCGGCCTCGGCACCGGTGGCTCGGCCTCGATTCCCTCGGGCGGCGTCAGCGTCGAGCGCGCCACCCGCGAACTCGGGCAGAAGCTGAAAGAGATCGCAGCGCAAGCGCTGGAGGCGAGCGCCGGCGACCTCGAGATCACCGACGGTCTCGTGCGCATCGCCGGCACCGACCGTTCGATGAGTTTTGCCGATGTTGCCAAGCGCGCGGGCGCCGATCCCTCGAAGCTGAACGCCAGCGCGACCTTTACCAGCGCCGACGGCACTTATCCCAACGGCACGCATGTCGCGGAAGTCGAGATCGATCCGGCAACCGGCATCATCAAGATCGTGAATTACGTCATCGTCGACGATTTCGGCAAGACGCTCAATCCGCTGCTGCTGGCGGGGCAGGTGCATGGCGGCGCCATGCAGGGCATCGGCCAGGCGCTGATGGAGCAGGTGGTCTATGGCGCGGGTGACGGCCAGCTCATCACGGCGACCTTCATGGACTACGCGCTGCCGCGTGCGGCAGATGGCCCGTCCTTCCTGTTCGAGACCAACAACATCCCCTGCAAGACCAATCCGCTGGGTGTGAAGGGCGCGGGCGAGGCCGGCGCAATCGGTTCCTGTCCGGCCGTCGTCAACGCCATCGTCGACGGACTGTGGCGCGAGTACAGGATCGACCACATCGACATGCCGGCGACACCCGAACGTGTTTGGATCGCGATCAACGAGCACCATCGCCGCCACAGTCTCTGA
- a CDS encoding c-type cytochrome, translated as MKRTLIVAGTLLLGAGAVMAQQEVAVQQDNLMRSQAKSMYGVILKMTKGDIPYNQKAVDEAVASLEADVAKIAKTFEVNPKQDVVNANYGSSPKVWQNKADFDSKIPPVQKAIADVKGKITDLASLKTAYTAMNDRCNDCHETYRLKLK; from the coding sequence ATGAAACGTACGTTGATTGTCGCGGGCACCCTGCTTCTGGGTGCCGGCGCCGTGATGGCGCAGCAGGAGGTTGCGGTCCAGCAGGATAATCTGATGCGCTCGCAGGCCAAGAGCATGTACGGCGTCATCTTGAAGATGACGAAGGGCGACATCCCCTACAACCAGAAGGCCGTCGACGAGGCGGTGGCCAGTCTAGAGGCCGATGTCGCCAAGATCGCCAAGACTTTTGAGGTCAATCCCAAGCAGGACGTGGTCAACGCGAACTACGGCTCGTCGCCGAAGGTCTGGCAGAACAAGGCCGATTTCGACTCCAAGATTCCGCCGGTGCAGAAGGCAATCGCGGATGTGAAGGGCAAGATCACCGATCTCGCGAGCCTGAAGACCGCCTACACCGCAATGAACGACCGTTGCAACGATTGCCACGAGACGTATCGGCTGAAGCTGAAGTAG
- a CDS encoding cystathionine gamma-synthase family protein, translating to MAKPFPSKTHIGNHMLHPETLMLTYGYDPQLSEGAIKPPVFLTSTFVFRTAEDGQDFFDYVAGRREPPEGMGAGLVYSRFNHPNSEIVEDRLAIYERTESCALFSSGMAAISTTILAFVRPGDVILHSQPLYGGTETLLTNTLSRFSIGAVGFADGVDETAINQAAEEAMRKGRVSMILVETPANPTNGLVDIALMRRVADTIGEAQGHTPIIACDNTLLGPVFQRPIEHGADISLYSLTKYVGGHSDLIAGAALGTKAIMKGIKALRGAIGTQLDPHSCWMINRSLETLSLRMEKADSNARLMADYLRDHPKVAKVHYLGHHDEASPAGRVFARQCLGAGSTFSFDVVGGKVAAEKFLNALQIFKLAVSLGGTESLASLPATMTHSGVPADIRRKIGVLDSTIRLSIGIENPSDLIADLTQALSVA from the coding sequence ATGGCAAAACCGTTCCCGTCCAAGACCCATATCGGCAACCATATGCTGCATCCGGAAACGCTGATGCTGACCTATGGCTACGATCCCCAGCTGTCGGAAGGCGCCATCAAGCCGCCGGTGTTTTTGACCTCGACCTTCGTGTTCAGGACGGCCGAGGACGGGCAGGACTTTTTCGATTACGTCGCCGGCCGGCGCGAGCCGCCGGAGGGCATGGGCGCAGGGCTGGTCTATTCGCGCTTCAACCATCCCAACAGCGAGATCGTCGAGGACAGGCTCGCGATCTACGAGCGCACCGAGAGCTGTGCGCTGTTCTCGTCCGGCATGGCGGCGATCTCGACGACGATTTTGGCGTTTGTCCGTCCCGGCGATGTCATCCTGCATTCCCAGCCGCTCTATGGCGGCACCGAGACGCTGCTGACCAACACGCTGTCGCGTTTCTCGATCGGCGCGGTCGGATTTGCGGACGGCGTCGACGAGACTGCGATCAACCAGGCCGCCGAGGAGGCGATGCGCAAGGGCCGGGTTTCGATGATCCTGGTCGAGACGCCGGCCAACCCGACCAATGGCCTCGTCGACATCGCGCTGATGCGCCGCGTCGCCGACACGATCGGCGAGGCCCAGGGCCACACGCCGATCATCGCCTGCGACAACACGCTGCTCGGCCCGGTGTTTCAGCGGCCGATCGAGCATGGCGCTGATATCTCGCTATACTCGCTGACCAAATATGTCGGCGGTCATTCCGACCTGATCGCCGGTGCCGCGCTCGGCACCAAGGCGATCATGAAGGGCATCAAGGCGCTGCGCGGCGCAATCGGCACCCAGCTCGATCCGCATTCCTGCTGGATGATCAACCGCTCGCTCGAGACCTTGAGCCTGCGTATGGAGAAGGCCGACAGCAATGCGCGCCTCATGGCCGACTATTTGCGCGACCATCCAAAGGTCGCCAAGGTCCATTATCTCGGCCATCACGACGAGGCGTCGCCGGCCGGGCGCGTGTTCGCGCGGCAATGCCTGGGCGCAGGATCGACATTCTCGTTCGACGTCGTCGGCGGCAAGGTGGCCGCGGAGAAATTCCTCAACGCCTTGCAAATCTTCAAGCTCGCGGTGAGTCTCGGCGGCACGGAATCGCTCGCCAGCCTGCCGGCGACGATGACCCATTCCGGCGTCCCCGCCGACATCCGCCGCAAGATCGGCGTTCTGGATTCCACGATCCGGCTGTCGATCGGCATCGAGAATCCGTCGGACCTGATCGCGGATCTCACGCAGGCATTGAGCGTGGCCTGA
- a CDS encoding VF_A0006 family four-cysteine protein, with translation MWFSSIPTQAGIKGRARAPLYVLASAVVAGTFCSFSGSAVAQTDMERQAQCELSAIRDTRSALAVQYIRSACNWLVVNRDSLLNASSKGYYICLVQQLSGAQSNEAAAAILSACRASNPL, from the coding sequence GTGTGGTTCTCCAGCATTCCCACTCAGGCCGGGATCAAGGGACGGGCGCGCGCGCCGTTGTATGTGCTGGCCAGCGCCGTCGTTGCCGGCACGTTTTGCTCCTTCTCCGGATCGGCCGTCGCCCAAACCGATATGGAAAGGCAGGCGCAATGTGAGCTGTCCGCAATTCGCGACACCCGATCGGCCCTTGCCGTCCAATACATCCGTTCGGCCTGCAACTGGCTGGTCGTCAACCGCGACTCCCTGCTGAACGCATCCAGCAAGGGCTATTACATCTGTCTCGTGCAGCAACTCTCGGGCGCCCAGTCCAACGAGGCTGCCGCGGCCATCTTGTCGGCCTGTCGCGCGTCCAATCCGCTTTGA
- a CDS encoding CHRD domain-containing protein: MNKALLATLALGAAVAFAGPASAEKLKAVLDGKSEVPATTSGGTGAADLDYDAATKKLSWKVSYSGLSGPATAAHFHGPAETGKNAGVAVPIPGIATSPTEGSATLTDAQASDLLSGKLYVNIHTAANPGGEIRGQVTK, translated from the coding sequence ATGAACAAAGCCCTTTTAGCCACGCTGGCCCTCGGAGCCGCCGTCGCGTTCGCAGGCCCGGCCAGCGCGGAGAAACTGAAGGCTGTGCTGGACGGCAAGTCCGAAGTCCCCGCCACCACCAGCGGCGGCACTGGCGCGGCCGATCTCGACTATGACGCCGCCACCAAGAAGCTCTCCTGGAAGGTGAGCTATTCCGGCCTCTCCGGTCCCGCCACCGCCGCCCACTTCCACGGGCCCGCCGAGACCGGCAAGAACGCCGGCGTCGCGGTCCCGATCCCGGGCATCGCAACGAGCCCGACTGAGGGCAGCGCAACGTTGACCGACGCGCAGGCCTCCGATCTGCTCTCCGGCAAGCTCTACGTCAACATTCACACTGCGGCCAACCCGGGCGGCGAGATCCGCGGTCAGGTGACGAAGTAA
- a CDS encoding c-type cytochrome, whose translation MLRRTIFVILITAVAALGIYWWLTAPTALALPAPTHAPDPANGQELFNVGGCSSCHAVPNQPDRLRLGGGLALGSPFGTFYAPNISPDPADGIGRWSEADFVNAVMRGISPEGTHYFPAFPYTSYHLAKVDDVRDLFAYLKTLPPVSGRVRDHDVPFPFNIRRNVGIWKLLFMDVRPFRADTARSAQWNRGAYLVNGLGHCAECHSPRNALGGVIRGERFAGGPNPEGEGWVPNITQKGLGSWSEKEIADFLETGDMPEGDSASGSMRPVIKNLALLTPEDRAAMAAYLKSLPPVDGPTPPKRNGLP comes from the coding sequence ATGCTGCGACGAACAATTTTTGTCATCCTGATCACCGCCGTCGCAGCCCTGGGCATCTATTGGTGGTTGACCGCGCCGACCGCGCTGGCATTGCCGGCACCAACACACGCCCCCGATCCCGCCAATGGGCAGGAGCTGTTCAACGTTGGCGGCTGCTCGTCCTGTCACGCAGTGCCGAACCAGCCCGATCGCTTGCGGCTCGGCGGCGGCCTGGCGCTCGGCTCGCCATTCGGAACGTTCTACGCGCCGAACATTTCGCCCGATCCTGCCGACGGCATCGGGCGCTGGAGCGAGGCTGATTTCGTCAACGCCGTGATGCGCGGCATCTCGCCCGAAGGCACGCATTATTTTCCGGCGTTCCCCTACACGTCCTACCACCTTGCAAAGGTCGACGACGTCCGCGATCTCTTCGCCTATCTGAAGACGCTGCCGCCCGTGTCCGGCCGGGTGCGCGACCACGACGTGCCGTTTCCTTTCAACATCCGCCGCAATGTCGGCATCTGGAAATTGCTGTTCATGGATGTTAGGCCGTTTCGCGCGGACACCGCGCGCTCGGCGCAATGGAATCGCGGCGCCTATCTCGTCAACGGACTTGGCCATTGCGCCGAATGCCACAGCCCGCGCAATGCGCTCGGCGGTGTCATCCGCGGCGAGCGCTTCGCCGGCGGTCCCAATCCCGAAGGCGAGGGCTGGGTGCCGAACATCACGCAGAAGGGCTTGGGTAGCTGGAGCGAGAAGGAAATCGCCGACTTCCTCGAAACCGGCGACATGCCCGAAGGTGACAGCGCCTCCGGCTCGATGCGCCCGGTGATCAAGAACCTCGCGCTGCTGACACCGGAAGATCGCGCCGCGATGGCCGCCTATTTGAAGTCGTTGCCGCCCGTCGACGGGCCGACACCGCCCAAGCGCAACGGATTGCCGTAG
- a CDS encoding Lrp/AsnC ligand binding domain-containing protein — protein sequence MVPFFVQIKCKLGQSYTVANALAEAEIASEIYSTAGHYDLLVKFYVDNDTDIGHFINEKVQVLPGIQDTLTIITFKAFGSR from the coding sequence ATGGTTCCCTTCTTCGTCCAGATCAAATGCAAGCTCGGCCAGTCCTACACGGTCGCCAACGCGCTCGCTGAAGCCGAGATCGCCTCCGAGATCTATTCCACCGCCGGCCATTACGACCTGCTGGTGAAGTTCTACGTCGACAACGACACCGATATCGGCCACTTCATCAACGAGAAGGTGCAGGTGCTGCCCGGCATCCAGGACACCCTCACCATCATCACCTTCAAGGCGTTCGGTTCGCGCTAG
- a CDS encoding YkgB family protein has product MNAIAQLLGRSGLLKHDLDYHLLRAAMVIIFAWFGYDKWFESEIRGLLPIITHGPFIFWTIPVLGIRGTAIFLGASEWTFGTLLLLGFWNKKAGMLGALGSTFTFIATFTVLPFVPDAWDAGAGGFPAMTINSAFLLKDLVLLAVSVYLLKQDVQRVLARADATV; this is encoded by the coding sequence ATGAACGCCATCGCTCAGCTTCTCGGCCGCTCGGGCCTTCTGAAGCACGACCTCGATTATCACCTGCTCCGCGCCGCAATGGTCATCATCTTCGCGTGGTTCGGATACGACAAATGGTTCGAATCTGAAATCCGAGGACTGCTGCCCATCATCACCCACGGCCCGTTTATCTTCTGGACGATTCCGGTCTTGGGCATTCGCGGCACCGCGATTTTTCTCGGCGCCTCAGAATGGACCTTTGGCACGCTGCTACTTCTGGGTTTCTGGAACAAGAAAGCGGGCATGCTCGGCGCCCTTGGTTCGACCTTCACCTTCATCGCAACCTTCACGGTCCTGCCGTTCGTTCCCGACGCGTGGGACGCTGGCGCCGGAGGCTTTCCAGCAATGACAATCAATTCGGCCTTCCTTCTGAAGGATCTCGTTCTGCTCGCCGTCTCTGTTTATCTCCTGAAGCAGGATGTCCAACGGGTGCTTGCCCGCGCCGATGCGACCGTCTGA